A window of the Molothrus ater isolate BHLD 08-10-18 breed brown headed cowbird chromosome 16, BPBGC_Mater_1.1, whole genome shotgun sequence genome harbors these coding sequences:
- the LOC118692607 gene encoding deoxyribonuclease-1-like, with protein MAASRPVLSLLVTALLLHVATTLKIGAFNIRAFGDTKMANQTIANIIVSILSEYDIVLVQEVRDADLSAVHDLMDQLNSAGERPYEFLISVPLGRGTYKEQYLFIYRSDMVSVLGSYYYDDGCEPCGNDTFSREPFIVKFSSPTTPEVQEFVLVPLHSEPSHAVQEIDALYDVYTDVINKWGTNDMMFLGDFNADCSYVPSSQWPSIRLRSLRACEWLIPDSADTTVADTDCAYDRIVACGTALRQDIEPGSATVNNFQKKFQLQMKDALAVSDHFPVEVTLKAL; from the exons ATGGCAGCCTCGAGGCCGGTGCTGTCGCTGCTGGtcacagctctcctgctgcacGTGGCCACCACGCTGAAGATTGGTGCCTTCAACATCAGAGCCTTTGGGGACACCAAGATGGCCAACCAGACCATCGCAAACATCATTGTCTCT ATCCTGTCGGAGTACGACATCGTGCTGGTGCAGGAGGTGCGGGATGCCGACCTGAGTGCCGTCCATGACCTCATGGACCAGCTCAACAG tgctggggagcGCCCATACGAGTTTTTGATCAGCGTCCCCCTGGGTCGGGGCACCTACAAGGAGCAATACCTCTTCATCTACAG gTCAGACATGGTCTCCGTGCTGGGAAGCTACTACTACGATGATGGCTGTGAGCCCTGTGGGAACGACACCTTCAGCAGGGAGCCCTTCATTGTGAAGTTCTCCTCACCCACCACAC cagaggtGCAGGAGTTCGTGTTGGTGCCTCTGCATTCGGAGCCCAGCCACGCAGTACAGGAGATCGACGCGCTCTACGACGTCTACACCGATGTCATCAACAAGTGGGGCACTAAT GACATGATGTTCCTGGGTGATTTCAACGCTGACTGCTCGTACGTGCCCAGCTCCCAGTGGCCATCCATCCGCCTGCGCTCCCTGCGCGCCTGCGAGTGGCTGATCCCCGACAGCGCCGACACCACCGTGGCCGACACCGACTGTGCCTACGACCG CATCGTCGCCTGCGGCACTGCCCTGCGCCAAGACATTGAACCTGGCTCTGCCACTGTCAACAACTTCCAGAAGAAATTCCAGCTCCAGATGAAGGAT GCTTTGGCTGTCAGCGACCATTTCCCAGTGGAGGTGACCCTGAAAGCCCTCTGA